A region of Vigna radiata var. radiata cultivar VC1973A chromosome 6, Vradiata_ver6, whole genome shotgun sequence DNA encodes the following proteins:
- the LOC106764086 gene encoding uncharacterized protein LOC106764086 isoform X1 produces MLLGKRPRPPMKRTTSMSEITLDLNAAASDVTDQRRSGAGGGASGGALTPKILRRHSSDFVDTPHFLRACALCKGRLAPGRDIYMYRGDNAFCSLECRQHQMNQDERKEKFVTASKKQVVAPPPSGSQIAATTKGETTLVAL; encoded by the exons ATGTTGCTGGGTAAGAGACCTCGTCCTCCAATGAAGAGAACCACCAGCATGTCCGAAATAACGTTGGATCTGAACGCCGCCGCCTCCGATGTAACCGACCAACGGAGATCAGGTGCTGGTGGCGGCGCTAGTGGCGGCGCGTTAACACCAAAAATTCTTAGAAGACATTCTTCGGATTTCGTAGACACACCACACTTCCTGCGCGCGTGTGCCCTCTGCAAAGGCCGTCTCGCACCCGGTCGAGACATCTACATGTACAG gGGTGATAATGCTTTCTGCAGCCTGGAGTGTCGTCAGCATCAGATGAACCAGGACGAGAGGAAAGAGAAGTTTGTGACGGCGTCGAAGAAGCAAGTCGTGGCTCCTCCACCGTCTGGTTCTCAAATCGCCGCCACCACCAAGGGCGAAACCACCTTGGTGGCGTTGTAG
- the LOC106764086 gene encoding uncharacterized protein LOC106764086 isoform X2 — MLLGKRPRPPMKRTTSMSEITLDLNAAASDVTDQRRSGAGGGASGGALTPKILRRHSSDFVDTPHFLRACALCKGRLAPGRDIYMGDNAFCSLECRQHQMNQDERKEKFVTASKKQVVAPPPSGSQIAATTKGETTLVAL, encoded by the exons ATGTTGCTGGGTAAGAGACCTCGTCCTCCAATGAAGAGAACCACCAGCATGTCCGAAATAACGTTGGATCTGAACGCCGCCGCCTCCGATGTAACCGACCAACGGAGATCAGGTGCTGGTGGCGGCGCTAGTGGCGGCGCGTTAACACCAAAAATTCTTAGAAGACATTCTTCGGATTTCGTAGACACACCACACTTCCTGCGCGCGTGTGCCCTCTGCAAAGGCCGTCTCGCACCCGGTCGAGACATCTACAT gGGTGATAATGCTTTCTGCAGCCTGGAGTGTCGTCAGCATCAGATGAACCAGGACGAGAGGAAAGAGAAGTTTGTGACGGCGTCGAAGAAGCAAGTCGTGGCTCCTCCACCGTCTGGTTCTCAAATCGCCGCCACCACCAAGGGCGAAACCACCTTGGTGGCGTTGTAG